The DNA segment CTGGTGCTGCTTATGGCCCTGCTAAATGCTGGCCTGCAGAATATTTTGCAGAAATCGCTAATTATAAAAAATCAAAAGATTGGCAAATTGTATTACTCGGCTCTAAATCTGATGAATTCATGGGATATAGAATTGAGAAACTAACTAAAAATGCTTGTATTAATCTAATTGGTAAAACATCCCTACTAGATGCTTTACATATTTTATCTTTTGCAAAATTAGTTATTAGTAATGACTCAGGACTAATGCATCTAACCGCAGCGTTAGATCGCCCTTTAATTGCACTCTATGGCTCAAGTAGTCCAGAATTTACCCCACCTTTATCAGTTAAAGCAAAAATAATCTATCTAAATCTTAGCTGTAGTCCTTGTTTTGAAAGGGTATGTCCACTTATTCATTTCAATTGTTTAAAACAATTGACACCGCAAATTGTTCTAAATGCTATCGAAGATTTAATAAATAATGAAAAATTATTTACCGATACAAAAACTTGAGAAAATTTTTCCTAATAGATCATTTGTCGTAAACTGACCAGTAATCTCTCCTAAAAAATTTTGTCCTATTAATAAATCTTCAGCAAGTAATTCAGGAAATTGTTTTTCTTTTAATTTTACTAATCCATTGTTTAGGGCAATTTCGGTATTAGTTAAAGCTTCTAAATGTCTACGTCTAGCACTAAAATTACCTTCAGTCGAGATCATATAGCCTGCGCATTTTTTTAAATAATTAAACAGCAATGTTAAACCTTCACCTGTTTTTGCGGATAATTTAATTACATCAAAACCCATTTCTTTATTTATATTAGCTTTTTCTTGCTTAAGATCAATTTTATTTCTTATAATAACTATTCGTTTATCCATAAAAAAATCATTAAAAAAAATCTGCTGTTCTTTCCAAAATTTTAAATCTCCAATTGATGTTGTCTCGTGATCAACAACCCATAAAATTAAATCTGCTTTTACTATTTCAGCGAGTGTTCTTTTAATACCTTCTTTTTCAATTTCGTCACTGGTAATTCTTAACCCGGCAGTATCAACGACATTTAATATTAAACCTTCAATTTGAATTTTTTCCCTAATAACATCGCGAGTTGTGCCTGGAAAAGAAGTTACAATTGAGGATTCTTGTGCACTTAATTTATTTAATAAACTTGATTTTCCTGCATTGGGTGGCCCAACAATAGCCAAGCTTAACCCTTCTTGCAACAAAGTACCTTGTTCAGCTAATTTTTTTATTTCTCGAATATTATTAAGAATAGAATGTAATTTATTTACAACTTCGTTATTTTTTAAAAAATCTATATTTTCATCAGAAAAGTCTATCGCAGCTTCTAACCATGTTCTTAAGTCTATTAAGATGTCTCTCATCTGATTAATACGCTGCGAAAAATCTCCTTGTAGTGAACGCATAGCTGCACGTGCAGCTTGCTCTGACTCTGCTTCAATTAAATCTGAAATAGCCTCTGCTTGCACAAGGTCGAGTTTTGCGTTTAAAAATGCTCGCTCGGTGAATTCACCTGGTCTAGCCAATCGAGCCCCTAGCTCAATTACACGCTTCAAAAGGCAATTTACAATAACAGGCCCTCCATGACCTTGTAGCTCAAGAACATCTTCGCCAGTAAATGAATGCGGGGCAGGAAAATGTAAAGCGAGACCTTGGTCAATAACACTTCCATCTTCTGATAAAAACGAAAGATACTCCGCATATCTCTTTTTAGGTACTCGACCCAATAGTTGAATAGCGATATGTTGAATATTGGAACCTGAAACACGAATGACAGCTACCCCCCCTCTACCATGAGGGGTAGCAAGAGCTACAATAGTTTCGTTGTCACTATTTAAAGTTGCTTCAAAATTATTCACTCACTTCTAACCATAGTTCATCGTTTTTTAATTTTGTTTGATAAATCAATGCTCACTCGACGCATAATAAACCATTGCTGTAAAATTGAGAGTGTATTATTCACAACCCAATATAATACTAACCCCGAAGGAAAATTCAAAAATAAAGCAGTAAAGAAAATAGGTAAAAACTGCATCACTTTCGCCTGTGTTGGATCTGGCGGTGGCGGATTAAGGCGTTGCTGAACAAACATAGTAATACCCATTAAAATGGGTAATATATAATAAGGGTCTTTGGTCGATAAATCATGAATCCAAAGTATGAATGGCGCTTGTCGCAACTCAACGCTCTCTAAAAGCATCCAATAAAGCGCAATAAATACAGGGATCTGCACTAATATTGGCAAACACCCCCCCAAAGGATTCACTTTCTCAGCTTTATAAAGCTCCATGGTAGCTTGAGTTAATTTTTGCTTATCATCGCTGTAACGTTCTCTTAAGGCCTGTAAACGCGGTTGTAAATTACGCATGCTGGCCATGGAGCGATAACTTTTAGCCGACAAGTGATAAAAAGCTAATTTGATTAATATTGTTACTATAACTATCGACCATCCCCAGTTTCCAACATATTGATGGATATGTTTTAGTAACCAAAAAAGCGCCATTGAAATGAACCATAAAATTCCATAATCAACGGTCAAATCCAAGTGAGGGGCAACAGCTTTTAAACGATCCATAATTTCTGGACCTAAATAAAGTTTGCTCTGACTAACAAATTTCATACCTGGCTGAACCTGAAAAGGCACACCTACCATACCCAAAGTGTAAATATCGCCCTTTGCATAACTGTAGAAATGGAACTGTTGCCCAACAGGAGGTACCCATGCGCTTAAAAAATAATGTTGTAACATGGCTACCCAACCATCTTGAGTAGCTAAGGAGATATTTCCTTGTCCCATTTTATCGAAACTGATCTTTTGATAAGGTTTGTCTTGAGTAGAAATCGCCCCGCCCGTATATGAGCTAATATTGAATAAACTATGTTCTTGAGCAATTTTCTTTTGTTGAAATTGGACGTAAAGGCGTCCTTCCCAAATAGAAGGTGAGTGATTTGATATTTCATAGCTTACTGGAATTAAATAATCATTTCTTTTGAATGTAAATTGTTTTTGAACCTGTGCTTTTCCACAAGTATTACAAATTAAATTAATTTTAAGCTCAGATTGCCCTGGGTCTAAACTATAATTATTTTTAAGGCTATGGTATTGAAATACCTGTTTTTTATCA comes from the Rickettsiella endosymbiont of Rhagonycha lignosa genome and includes:
- the mnmE gene encoding tRNA uridine-5-carboxymethylaminomethyl(34) synthesis GTPase MnmE; its protein translation is MNNFEATLNSDNETIVALATPHGRGGVAVIRVSGSNIQHIAIQLLGRVPKKRYAEYLSFLSEDGSVIDQGLALHFPAPHSFTGEDVLELQGHGGPVIVNCLLKRVIELGARLARPGEFTERAFLNAKLDLVQAEAISDLIEAESEQAARAAMRSLQGDFSQRINQMRDILIDLRTWLEAAIDFSDENIDFLKNNEVVNKLHSILNNIREIKKLAEQGTLLQEGLSLAIVGPPNAGKSSLLNKLSAQESSIVTSFPGTTRDVIREKIQIEGLILNVVDTAGLRITSDEIEKEGIKRTLAEIVKADLILWVVDHETTSIGDLKFWKEQQIFFNDFFMDKRIVIIRNKIDLKQEKANINKEMGFDVIKLSAKTGEGLTLLFNYLKKCAGYMISTEGNFSARRRHLEALTNTEIALNNGLVKLKEKQFPELLAEDLLIGQNFLGEITGQFTTNDLLGKIFSSFCIGK
- the yidC gene encoding membrane protein insertase YidC, whose product is MELARVFLLGALFLVAFMLWNAWQNEYPPNSQEIGSANLIKKQLINNKEVKLSTLTETTVPIKNTQQRRFIHVKTDVLDIWIDTLGGNIVKANLLQYPQHPSQISSFPFQLLSSDAANYYVAQSGLVLSDKKQVFQYHSLKNNYSLDPGQSELKINLICNTCGKAQVQKQFTFKRNDYLIPVSYEISNHSPSIWEGRLYVQFQQKKIAQEHSLFNISSYTGGAISTQDKPYQKISFDKMGQGNISLATQDGWVAMLQHYFLSAWVPPVGQQFHFYSYAKGDIYTLGMVGVPFQVQPGMKFVSQSKLYLGPEIMDRLKAVAPHLDLTVDYGILWFISMALFWLLKHIHQYVGNWGWSIVIVTILIKLAFYHLSAKSYRSMASMRNLQPRLQALRERYSDDKQKLTQATMELYKAEKVNPLGGCLPILVQIPVFIALYWMLLESVELRQAPFILWIHDLSTKDPYYILPILMGITMFVQQRLNPPPPDPTQAKVMQFLPIFFTALFLNFPSGLVLYWVVNNTLSILQQWFIMRRVSIDLSNKIKKR